A portion of the Pithys albifrons albifrons isolate INPA30051 chromosome 1, PitAlb_v1, whole genome shotgun sequence genome contains these proteins:
- the LOC139674607 gene encoding toll-like receptor 7 isoform X2 yields MSYYSLLCTSAEPLRTTFMLFSSTLICRLFKKQIWQIWKHKENGIKMVPCAKMSNALLIVLLFLFPMLLSGAWFPKTLPCDVKSWEGTVTVDCTYRRLTEVPRGIPGNATNLTLSINHILHIYPTSFAQLQNLLEIDFRCNCVPPRMGPKDNVCTGTLKIENGTFAALTRLKSLYLDANKLVEIPQGLPATLSLLSLEANTIFSIQKANFSELGNLEVLYLGQNCYYRNPCNVSFEIEQTAFLELKKLTILSLKSNNLTHIPPNLSSTLKELYIYNNMIQVIQEEDLSALINLEILDLSGNCPRCYNAPYPCIPCHNSSIDIHSKAFDSLRNLRILRLHSNSLQSIPSNWFKNLMNLKELDLSQNFLIKEIGDAQFLKFIPNLVELDLSFNFELKTYSPFLNLSKTFSSLSNLETLRLKGYVFKELRARDLHPLLHLANLSVLDLGTNFIKVANLSVFKEFPALKFIDLSVNKISPSSGESNFYGFCSNPRISAEQYNRQVLQEMHYFRYDVYGRSCHSKDKEAASYQSSVKEDCLKYGKTLDLSRNNVFFINPSDFSGLSSLRCLNLSDNAISQTLNGSEFSSLSGLKYLDFSNNRVDLLYQTAFKELRQLEILDLSNNQHYFLAEGVTHVLNFVKNLAHLRKLMMNENAISTTINTGMESQSLQILEFRGNHLDVLWMDGNSRYLSFFKNLSGLEELDISFNSLSFVPHDVFVAMPPKLKLLNLTNNRLKSFNWGSLQYLKKLVTLDLSNNLLTTVPRELSNCSSSLQELMLRNNRIQHLTKHFLRGAFKLRYLDLSSNKIEIIKKSSFPESVINNLKMLLLHGNPFKCNCEAVWFVWWINQTQVTIPLLATDVTCAGPGAHKGRSVVFLDLYTCELDTSYLVLYALSASTILCIMVLTVTSHLYFWDVWYSYHYCTAKLKGYRRLSSPDSCYDAFIAYDNQDPAVSEWVMEELVERLEDQKVRQFNLCLEGRDWLPGQPVFDNLSQSIQLSKKTIFVLTNKYIKSGSFKTTFYMAHQRLLDEKMDVIILIFLEKVLQKSRYVRLRKRLCRSSVLEWPTNPQSQPFFWQCLKNAIATSNSLAYNKLLQETV; encoded by the exons ATGTCATATTATAGTCTCCTCTGCACCTCAGCTGAACCATTGAGGACCACGTTTATGCTATTTTCTTCTACTCTGATTTGTAGACTCTTCAAAAAACAAATCTGGCAGATCTGGAAGCACAAAGAAAATGGTAT CAAAATG GTACCTTGTGCAAAGATGTCGAATGCATTGCTAATTGTCTTGCTCTTCCTATTTCCGATGCTACTGTCAGGAGCCTGGTTTCCCAAAACTTTACCCTGTGATGTTAAATCCTGGGAAGGTACTGTGACAGTGGACTGCACCTATCGGCGTCTCACGGAAGTTCCCAGAGGGATCCCTGGAAATGCTACCAACCTTACCCTGAGTATTAACCATATCCTCCATATCTATCCAACATCCTTTGCTCAACTTCAAAACCTCCTGGAGATTGACTTCAGATGCAACTGTGTACCTCCCAGAATGGGGCCCAAAGACAACGTGTGCACCGGCACACTGAAAATTGAGAATGGCACTTTTGCTGCCCTGACAAGATTGAAGTCATTGTACTTGGATGCAAACAAGCTGGTGGAAATACCTCAAGGACTTCCTGCTACTCTAAGCCTGCTGAGCTTGGAAgcaaatactattttttctaTCCAAAAAGCCAACTTCTCAGAGCTAGGGAACCTAGAGGTACTGTATCTGGGACAGAACTGTTACTACCGCAATCCATGCAATGTTTCATTTGAAATTGAGCAAACAGCCTTTCTGGAGCTGAAAAAATTAACAATACTATCCCTGAAGTCCAACAACTTAACACATATTCCACCCAATTTGTCATCTACTTTAAAGGAACTGTATATTTACAATAACATGATTCAAGTGATTCAAGAAGAGGATTTAAGTGCCCTTATCAACTTAGAAATTCTTGACCTAAGTGGCAATTGCCCACGTTGCTATAATGCCCCTTATCCTTGTATTCCCTGCCACAATAGCTCAATTGACATACACTCAAAGGCTTTTGATTCCTTGAGAAATCTAAGGATTTTGCGACTTCACAGTAACTCTCTTCAGAGCATACCCAGCAACTGGTTTAAAAACCTCATGAATCTCAAAGAACTTGATCTGTCCCAAAATTTCCTCATAAAGGAGATTGGAGATGCTCAGTTTCTGAAGTTTATCCCCAACCTCGTGGAGCTTGATCTGTCCTTCAATTTTGAATTGAAGACATATTCTCCCTTCTTGAATCTGTCCAAGACgttttcttccctctctaaCCTGGAAACCTTGAGGCTCAAGGGTTATGTCTTTAAAGAACTGAGAGCACGAGATCTACACCCATTGCTCCATCTTGCGAATCTAAGCGTGTTGGATCTTGGGACTAATTTTATTAAAGTTGCAAACCTGTCAGTGTTCAAAGAATTCCCTGCTCTTAAATTCATAGACCTCTCAGTGAATAAAATTTCTCCTTCTTCAGGGGAAAGCAACTTCTATGGATTCTGCTCTAATCCTAGGATTTCAGCAGAGCAGTACAACAGGCAAGTCCTACAAGAGATGCATTATTTCAGGTATGATGTGTATGGACGAAGTTGCCATTCCAAAGACAAAGAGGCTGCTTCTTACCAATCTTCAGTTAAGGAAGATTGCCTGAAATATGGAAAAACTCTGGATTTGAgcagaaataatgtattttttattaaccCCTCAGACTTCTCGGGACTTAGCTCCCTCAGATGTCTCAACTTGTCAGATAATGCAATAAGTCAAACTTTAAATGGAAGTGAATTTTCCAGTTTGTCTGGATTGAAGTACCTGGATTTTTCTAACAACAGGGTTGATTTGCTATACCAAACTGCTTTCAAAGAGCTAAGACAACTAGAAATTCTGGACCTGAGCAATAACCAGCATTATTTTCTGGCTGAAGGTGTTACTCATGTGCTTAATTTTGTGAAAAATTTAGCTCATTTGAGAAAGCTGATGATGAATGAGAATGCCATTTCTACCACTATTAACACAGGAATGGAAAGTCAATCTCTGCAAATTTTAGAATTTAGAGGAAATCATTTAGATGTTTTATGGATGGATGGCAATTCTAGATACTTGTCCTTCTTCAAGAATCTGAGTGGCCTGGAGGAACTGGATATTTCCTTCAACTCACTCAGTTTTGTCCCTCATGATGTTTTTGTAGCAATGCCTCCCAAACTCAAGCTCCTCAATTTAACCAATAATCGACTAAAGAGTTTCAACTGGGGAAGCCTCCAGTATCTGAAGAAACTGGTAACTCTGGACCTGAGCAACAACCTTCTGACTACGGTTCCCCGAGAACTGTCCAATTGCTCATCATCACTCCAGGAACTGATGCTCCGAAACAATCGCATCCAGCATCTAACCAAACATTTTCTCAGAGGTGCTTTTAAACTGAGGTACTTGGATCTCAGCTCCAACAAGATTGAAATAATTAAGAAATCTAGCTTCCCTGAAAGTGTCATTAACAACCTGAAGATGCTGCTTTTGCATGGCAATCCGTTCAAGTGCAACTGCGAGGCTGTGTGGTTTGTCTGGTGGATCAATCAGACTCAAGTGACTATTCCTCTTCTGGCCACAGACGTGACCTGTGCTGGCCCAGGGGCACATAAGGGAAGAAGTGTGGTTTTCTTGGATCTATATACCTGTGAGCTGGACACCTCATATTTGGTCCTGTACGCTCTGTCAGCTTCAACTATCCTCTGCATTATGGTGCTCACGGTGACAAGCCATCTGTACTTCTGGGATGTGTGGTATAGTTACCATTACTGCACTGCCAAGCTGAAGGGCTATCGGCGCTTATCTTCCCCAGATTCTTGTTACGATGCTTTTATTGCCTATGACAATCAAGATCCAGCTGTGAGTGAGTGGGTAATGGAAGAACTGGTTGAAAGGCTGGAAGACCAAAAAGTCAGGCAGTTCAATTTATGCCTAGAAGGAAGGGACTGGCTCCCAGGACAGCCAGTCTTTGACAACCTTTCCCAGAGCATTCAGCTGAGCAAAAAAACCATATTTGTGCTGACCAACAAGTATATTAAAAGCGGCAGCTTCAAGACAACATTTTACATGGCCCACCAGCGTCTTCTAGATGAAAAAATGGATGTCATTATCTTGATATTTCTTGAGAAGGTTTTGCAGAAGTCCCGCTATGTCCGGCTGAGGAAGAGGCTGTGCAGAAGTTCTGTCTTGGAATGGCCAACTAACCCTCAATCTCAGCCCTTCTTCTGGCAGTGCCTGAAAAATGCCATAGCTACAAGCAACTCACTGGCTTATAACAAGCTTCTCCAAGAAACTGTTTAG
- the LOC139674607 gene encoding toll-like receptor 7 isoform X1, protein MVPCAKMSNALLIVLLFLFPMLLSGAWFPKTLPCDVKSWEGTVTVDCTYRRLTEVPRGIPGNATNLTLSINHILHIYPTSFAQLQNLLEIDFRCNCVPPRMGPKDNVCTGTLKIENGTFAALTRLKSLYLDANKLVEIPQGLPATLSLLSLEANTIFSIQKANFSELGNLEVLYLGQNCYYRNPCNVSFEIEQTAFLELKKLTILSLKSNNLTHIPPNLSSTLKELYIYNNMIQVIQEEDLSALINLEILDLSGNCPRCYNAPYPCIPCHNSSIDIHSKAFDSLRNLRILRLHSNSLQSIPSNWFKNLMNLKELDLSQNFLIKEIGDAQFLKFIPNLVELDLSFNFELKTYSPFLNLSKTFSSLSNLETLRLKGYVFKELRARDLHPLLHLANLSVLDLGTNFIKVANLSVFKEFPALKFIDLSVNKISPSSGESNFYGFCSNPRISAEQYNRQVLQEMHYFRYDVYGRSCHSKDKEAASYQSSVKEDCLKYGKTLDLSRNNVFFINPSDFSGLSSLRCLNLSDNAISQTLNGSEFSSLSGLKYLDFSNNRVDLLYQTAFKELRQLEILDLSNNQHYFLAEGVTHVLNFVKNLAHLRKLMMNENAISTTINTGMESQSLQILEFRGNHLDVLWMDGNSRYLSFFKNLSGLEELDISFNSLSFVPHDVFVAMPPKLKLLNLTNNRLKSFNWGSLQYLKKLVTLDLSNNLLTTVPRELSNCSSSLQELMLRNNRIQHLTKHFLRGAFKLRYLDLSSNKIEIIKKSSFPESVINNLKMLLLHGNPFKCNCEAVWFVWWINQTQVTIPLLATDVTCAGPGAHKGRSVVFLDLYTCELDTSYLVLYALSASTILCIMVLTVTSHLYFWDVWYSYHYCTAKLKGYRRLSSPDSCYDAFIAYDNQDPAVSEWVMEELVERLEDQKVRQFNLCLEGRDWLPGQPVFDNLSQSIQLSKKTIFVLTNKYIKSGSFKTTFYMAHQRLLDEKMDVIILIFLEKVLQKSRYVRLRKRLCRSSVLEWPTNPQSQPFFWQCLKNAIATSNSLAYNKLLQETV, encoded by the exons ATG GTACCTTGTGCAAAGATGTCGAATGCATTGCTAATTGTCTTGCTCTTCCTATTTCCGATGCTACTGTCAGGAGCCTGGTTTCCCAAAACTTTACCCTGTGATGTTAAATCCTGGGAAGGTACTGTGACAGTGGACTGCACCTATCGGCGTCTCACGGAAGTTCCCAGAGGGATCCCTGGAAATGCTACCAACCTTACCCTGAGTATTAACCATATCCTCCATATCTATCCAACATCCTTTGCTCAACTTCAAAACCTCCTGGAGATTGACTTCAGATGCAACTGTGTACCTCCCAGAATGGGGCCCAAAGACAACGTGTGCACCGGCACACTGAAAATTGAGAATGGCACTTTTGCTGCCCTGACAAGATTGAAGTCATTGTACTTGGATGCAAACAAGCTGGTGGAAATACCTCAAGGACTTCCTGCTACTCTAAGCCTGCTGAGCTTGGAAgcaaatactattttttctaTCCAAAAAGCCAACTTCTCAGAGCTAGGGAACCTAGAGGTACTGTATCTGGGACAGAACTGTTACTACCGCAATCCATGCAATGTTTCATTTGAAATTGAGCAAACAGCCTTTCTGGAGCTGAAAAAATTAACAATACTATCCCTGAAGTCCAACAACTTAACACATATTCCACCCAATTTGTCATCTACTTTAAAGGAACTGTATATTTACAATAACATGATTCAAGTGATTCAAGAAGAGGATTTAAGTGCCCTTATCAACTTAGAAATTCTTGACCTAAGTGGCAATTGCCCACGTTGCTATAATGCCCCTTATCCTTGTATTCCCTGCCACAATAGCTCAATTGACATACACTCAAAGGCTTTTGATTCCTTGAGAAATCTAAGGATTTTGCGACTTCACAGTAACTCTCTTCAGAGCATACCCAGCAACTGGTTTAAAAACCTCATGAATCTCAAAGAACTTGATCTGTCCCAAAATTTCCTCATAAAGGAGATTGGAGATGCTCAGTTTCTGAAGTTTATCCCCAACCTCGTGGAGCTTGATCTGTCCTTCAATTTTGAATTGAAGACATATTCTCCCTTCTTGAATCTGTCCAAGACgttttcttccctctctaaCCTGGAAACCTTGAGGCTCAAGGGTTATGTCTTTAAAGAACTGAGAGCACGAGATCTACACCCATTGCTCCATCTTGCGAATCTAAGCGTGTTGGATCTTGGGACTAATTTTATTAAAGTTGCAAACCTGTCAGTGTTCAAAGAATTCCCTGCTCTTAAATTCATAGACCTCTCAGTGAATAAAATTTCTCCTTCTTCAGGGGAAAGCAACTTCTATGGATTCTGCTCTAATCCTAGGATTTCAGCAGAGCAGTACAACAGGCAAGTCCTACAAGAGATGCATTATTTCAGGTATGATGTGTATGGACGAAGTTGCCATTCCAAAGACAAAGAGGCTGCTTCTTACCAATCTTCAGTTAAGGAAGATTGCCTGAAATATGGAAAAACTCTGGATTTGAgcagaaataatgtattttttattaaccCCTCAGACTTCTCGGGACTTAGCTCCCTCAGATGTCTCAACTTGTCAGATAATGCAATAAGTCAAACTTTAAATGGAAGTGAATTTTCCAGTTTGTCTGGATTGAAGTACCTGGATTTTTCTAACAACAGGGTTGATTTGCTATACCAAACTGCTTTCAAAGAGCTAAGACAACTAGAAATTCTGGACCTGAGCAATAACCAGCATTATTTTCTGGCTGAAGGTGTTACTCATGTGCTTAATTTTGTGAAAAATTTAGCTCATTTGAGAAAGCTGATGATGAATGAGAATGCCATTTCTACCACTATTAACACAGGAATGGAAAGTCAATCTCTGCAAATTTTAGAATTTAGAGGAAATCATTTAGATGTTTTATGGATGGATGGCAATTCTAGATACTTGTCCTTCTTCAAGAATCTGAGTGGCCTGGAGGAACTGGATATTTCCTTCAACTCACTCAGTTTTGTCCCTCATGATGTTTTTGTAGCAATGCCTCCCAAACTCAAGCTCCTCAATTTAACCAATAATCGACTAAAGAGTTTCAACTGGGGAAGCCTCCAGTATCTGAAGAAACTGGTAACTCTGGACCTGAGCAACAACCTTCTGACTACGGTTCCCCGAGAACTGTCCAATTGCTCATCATCACTCCAGGAACTGATGCTCCGAAACAATCGCATCCAGCATCTAACCAAACATTTTCTCAGAGGTGCTTTTAAACTGAGGTACTTGGATCTCAGCTCCAACAAGATTGAAATAATTAAGAAATCTAGCTTCCCTGAAAGTGTCATTAACAACCTGAAGATGCTGCTTTTGCATGGCAATCCGTTCAAGTGCAACTGCGAGGCTGTGTGGTTTGTCTGGTGGATCAATCAGACTCAAGTGACTATTCCTCTTCTGGCCACAGACGTGACCTGTGCTGGCCCAGGGGCACATAAGGGAAGAAGTGTGGTTTTCTTGGATCTATATACCTGTGAGCTGGACACCTCATATTTGGTCCTGTACGCTCTGTCAGCTTCAACTATCCTCTGCATTATGGTGCTCACGGTGACAAGCCATCTGTACTTCTGGGATGTGTGGTATAGTTACCATTACTGCACTGCCAAGCTGAAGGGCTATCGGCGCTTATCTTCCCCAGATTCTTGTTACGATGCTTTTATTGCCTATGACAATCAAGATCCAGCTGTGAGTGAGTGGGTAATGGAAGAACTGGTTGAAAGGCTGGAAGACCAAAAAGTCAGGCAGTTCAATTTATGCCTAGAAGGAAGGGACTGGCTCCCAGGACAGCCAGTCTTTGACAACCTTTCCCAGAGCATTCAGCTGAGCAAAAAAACCATATTTGTGCTGACCAACAAGTATATTAAAAGCGGCAGCTTCAAGACAACATTTTACATGGCCCACCAGCGTCTTCTAGATGAAAAAATGGATGTCATTATCTTGATATTTCTTGAGAAGGTTTTGCAGAAGTCCCGCTATGTCCGGCTGAGGAAGAGGCTGTGCAGAAGTTCTGTCTTGGAATGGCCAACTAACCCTCAATCTCAGCCCTTCTTCTGGCAGTGCCTGAAAAATGCCATAGCTACAAGCAACTCACTGGCTTATAACAAGCTTCTCCAAGAAACTGTTTAG